DNA sequence from the Colletotrichum higginsianum IMI 349063 chromosome 10, whole genome shotgun sequence genome:
CGAACgagtcgacgatgtcgtcgCTTGAGTGTTCGGTTAGCTTTCTGTTCTTGGAACACAGAATCACAACGTTGACCAAACGTCGATCAtcgagagagggggggggggggggggaggaagcgtTCTACAACTTACATCAGAGCGTAGCATATCCAGTCGCTGCTCAGAGACACCTGCTCCTTGAGTTGAGAGATGCGGAAGCGGACCCGCGAGGCATGCATGTTCGACgtgaagctgaagctgaTGATGCCCTCTTTGAAGACGACCACGTAGACGTTGAAGGGGTGGTAGTCgatctcgccgtcctcctcgacgacggtgaagGACCGGAAGCAGGCGAAGTAGTAGGACGGGAAGAGCTCGATCTTCTCGCGGCTTTCCTTGTGGATGATGTCCTCGATGGTGAGGGGGTGGATGCCGAACGCCTTGCAGATGGTCCAGACCTCGCTGCCGCTCGGGCTGTTCATGTTGAGCCACCAGACGCCGTCGGACTCGCCCTCGGGGGGGAGGTCGAACAGAGACCTGATGTTCTCTTCCGGcaggacgaggtcgccgaaCTCGGCGGCGTGGATGGTGGACTCCAGcgcggaggagaagaagttgAAGCGGCTCTGCTCGCCCTGGTGGACGATCCTGggccgcgtcggcggcggccgcccgtGGGCTCCGGTCTCCTTGTCGCCCGAGTCCGAAACCGGCTCGGACGGCATGTCGATGTAGTCACCGTCGGAAGTGAACATGGGCACGACGGTCGGGATGGAGCTGTCGGGGAGATTGCCAAAGTCGGGGTCGGCGAAGCGGTCACGGTCCTCCGAGTCGATCAGGGTCTGGAGACATTCAAAGTCGATGTCAAGTCCATCCCTCGGGTTTTCGCGCTTGCTCGTCTCCCCCAAGAACTTGACCACGGCAACCCGGTCGTAGGTACGTTGAACATCGGGGACGTCCAGCCGGCTGATGACACTACGGGGAGGACCGCCGCCAGTGCGCTTCTCCGGGCCCGtgtcctccttctcatcATTCGGGTCGCCCAGCTGTCTACGGCCTGGTCTTGCGTCGTGCACATCGGCATCctgtcctcgtcggcgggcgtTGGCGAAGGCCTTGACGGAGTTGGGAGGGGACACCGTCCGACGGGACGACTCGATGGTGGGACGCCTGCTCAGGGGCTGCATGACGGGGGATTCGAGGTTGGCCAGGCTCGCAAAGTCGCGAACATGGCCAGTCTCGGCATCTCTGCCGCGAGGGCTGGAGACGTCGACTTGTCGGGAGGCCATGATGGGAGACAGCCGCGGGGGGTCCCAGGGCCCTTCATTAGCATGGTCGTCTGTCTGGCGCGCCATGGTATCTGTATGATGGGAGGCTTTCGCAATCAATCCGCAATCAATCCGCAATCAAAGCTCTCTAGGATCTAATTTGAAGAAGCGTGCAGTTCATCGTTCGCAGGAAACCGCAGCAAGAGAAGAGCCGGTTGTGTGGTGCGGTTCACCGTTCAAGGTTCGGCAAAGTGGCGGGATCGTGGGTGTCGCTCCTTGAGACGCGTGCCATAGCCTGGCAAACTCTTGCAAGAGTCGTTTGATGCGCAAACCGTTACCATTCCAATAGTTGGGGTTGAGGCCGCAGTGAATGCGCTGATGAATGAGGCTTATGATGGATGTTTTTTTGATCGAGGGGTCAAGTCCTGGAAGAGAGGCAGCGAGACGGGCGTTATCGTTTGTGGGATGAATGAAGGACGACGGCCAAAGTTGAAGATGTGACGATGAGCAGCTagctgagctgagctgagctggTGGGATGGGAAGGGAAGGGCACGTTTCAAGCTTTTGTGTGAGAGAAGCGCAAGGGCAAGAATGTAAAATTGTAAAATGAACCCCTTATTCTTATTAGCCGGTTCCCGATCAGGTCTGTTTCCGGCTGGGTGGCACAtacatcaacaccaacaagcACAGCGCAGCAATACAGCGCAGTACAGCGCAGTACAGcgcagcacagcacagcCTCAAGAGGGGCGGAGTCCGAACAAACTTTTCACGCCTGTACAGGTATACGACACTAGTGAGTCGTGTCTGTCCAATACAATATCTGCCTCATTGCGTCGCGAAtcaaagagagagagagacagagggggggagagagagccaTTTGCCAATTCATCAAACGCAGCTCATCTCCAGGGCCATCCAATACACACACGAacaacacacaacacacagCTCACCACCAACCCATGAATGCATGCCGACCCTTGCGCCGATCGTAGCGAGAGGCGTGTCTCGGCATCATGAGATGGAGGGATTTTTGGTCTGAATGACTTGGACAGAGCGCCTCTCGGGGTCTCAAGCCAACGTAGATTGTCTCGCCCTGTTCTAGCCGTTTCTCGCATGCAACCTGGAAGGCATCCCATCATCTCCCTTATGACCAGGATCTCCGCACCACAGCCCCCCCAAACTTTTTGTCCGACTCGGTCGGGAACCCAACAACCATCAAATGCCTCATACTGCCGAGGGGGGGGACCACCAGCAGGCGGGCGCCGCGGGGATCTTGCTAAGGGCCCGTAAAGGCAAAGGCAAAGCGTCGCCCGCCGAAGAAGCTTGTTCAACATGTGGTACAAACCTTTGCGTGGGTGGGTTCAGACGATGCGCACCATCCGCTTGGAAACAATcgaaaaaagaaaaagaaaaattGCAGGCATGCACCCCATGATCACTTGCCGAGGTGTGTTTATGAGTTGTCGCAAATGACGCCTCGCCCGATAAGCAGTGCATGATGGATTGGATGCGCTGTATGAAGTTAGAGGGCGTTGGAACTAGGGCTTGGCTTAGACTCCGTTGTTCAGCGTCACAAGAGGGGGGGTTGCCGACACGCGACGACCGATCCAGCAGCTAAGACGACGATTGTGTTTAGTTCCGGACCGGGTGTACCGCTGTCCTGGGAACTTGAGCTGGTGCGCGCTTCGAGAAGCAAGGCTGTCTATCTGTCTGTCCTCGGTGTCAACCAGCCGAGAGCCGCCCTCATTGAGACAAAACAGGGATGGGATGATTATGGAggtagtcgtcgtcgtcttcgtcgaaTGTCTGGCTCGGTCTTGCACACGTGTTGGCGGGATCAACAAAATCACCGGTCAATGTGGCGACAGGGGCGAGAGAAGAAACATTCAACAGACGCTAGGGAGACAGATAGACTGGTTGCGAATCCGGTGAAATTCTCTAAGCCTCTCGTTTCTTTAGTGACAGCAGAAAGCGGCGTACTTGGCAaactcgtcatcctccagCAACTGctccatctcgtcggcgaacAAGCTCACCAGCAGCTCAATGCCGCCGTGGCCCTTCATCGGCAACACCATGCACAGCCGGAAATTGGCGTTGAAGGCGTCCATCAGGGGCCGCAGCGACTCGGGCCTGCCGTCGTTGCCAaagacgtcgccgccaaagcCGATGTCgtccagcggcagcagcagcaccgacGTGATCATGACGTCGAACCCGTCGAGACGGGTGAAGGCGTGCCTCAGCTTCGTGTAGTCCGGCACCTCCCGCATGAGGGTGAAGGCGTCCTTGACGAGGCCCGGGTTCACCTTGGCCGCCTGCGCGCGGATCCGCTGCGCGACGTCGCGCAGGCTGGTCTCGGGCGAGGCGAGCTGGGCCACCGGCATCGGGACCttgttgacgatgacgaggttgCCGGCGTACGACGAGGGAAGCGCCGGGTCGAAGTCCGGCCTGCCGTCCACCGGCGACTCCAGGTACGAAATCTCCCCCGGCGGCGTGGCCTTACCCGCCGCTTTGGCGGCGTTGTACCGCGCTTTCATAAGAGCGCGCCAGAAAAGGGCCAACAGCGCATCATTCGCCGAAAGAgccttgtcgttgtcgtcgtcgtcgttgtgaGAGCTATCCAGAACCTCTTTTTTTAGGTTATTGAAGTTTTCCGGGGAGATGTAGAATATGCTAGACTCCATGGTCCGAACCGGAGCCGATGATGGGGCCGTatcctccgccgccgccgccgccgccaccgccgccgggtcCTCTTCCGTTCCCGGAGGCTGGAAGCCAAGGAAGCCCCACGTGTCGCGCGGGATGTCGGAAGCGGGCTTGGCCGGGGATTTGCTCCACAGCCGCTCGAGCAGAGTCCGGTCGAAGCTTTCCGGGGCCAGCCAGCTGCACaagtcggcgtcgtcgtgagGCTGGCCCAGGTTTCTGCAGTGCTCCGACCAGGCGCGCATCGCCGTCACCATGCCGGTGGCGTCGCAGGCCGAGTGGTGGAACCCGGTCGCGAGGATGCAgccgccgttgacgaagTTGGCCTGGGCCAGGAACACATCCGCGCCGCCCGTGAGATCCGGCACGAACGgagcggcgaggacgagttcgTCGTCAAACGCCGAGAACTCGAATCCGTTGTCGCGAAGGTCCTCGTAGTCCGGTAGCACCTGGGACAGGTCTTTGAATACGAGTTGCCGCGGAGGCTTTTCGGGATCGCTCTGGCCGGCAGCGTCATGTGAGACGACGATGTGCCCGGGTCTCCAGCCTGGTTCTCGTTCATCACGGGGATAAATGCGGCCGTTGAGGAAGGGGAACTGCTGCAGTGTCGTGCGGAGGCCCGCTTGCAGATGGGAAAACGCCTGCTGGAAGCTGACATCAAGCTTCAGCGGCAGATAGACGATAAATTTGATGTAGACTCGGGGAGGGATGAGATCGAAGACGCTGAGCTGCGTCGTCACAGTTCTCGGCCCTTCGAGGGATGAGCCAATGCCTGGATGGACAGGGGCCGCGGTGTACGTGTTGGTCGCCATGACCGGGAAAACGTATCGTCTTCTGCGTGCCACTGCACTTGAAAACCACAATGTAGTCTCGAATAGGAGCTGCTATCCAATTCCAGCGTAGCCCTTTGACCGACATGTCTCTCGCCGCAAAACACTCACTCGACGGAGACGGGGCCCACTGACTCGGGATTGTCCATGTTGGTCTCGGAAATGTCCGAAAGAGGCAGTGAAGTCTGATATTTGGAGCGCTTGATTGGTGGCGGCTGCATCCGCCCGCCGAGCTCACTCACCACAGTGAAGAACGCCCAAAGATTTAGCCGATGCGATGACTTTTAAGGAATGCCTATGGATTTGAAAGAGGCAAGGTAAACGTCTTCAAGTTGAGTGCATTAACTCGTTTGATTTAACAACGCAAAGCCGGTTTTGTTTTGGCAAGGGAATCAATGATATAGCTCAATCCTGAATCTGCGTCTGTCTTTCCGGCCATTTCGTCCGTGTGACTGCTCGAGCGTAAAAGTTCAGTGGCCGAACTACGATGAACTCCGGGTCGTACACGACCGCCTCGGTCGAGGCATTCTCGAAGTGATAACGATATACAAGCTTTGCCATGACACTCTTGACCTCCAACAATGCGAGATTGTAACCAACGCAGCCCCTCGTCCCCGCCGCAAACGGCGTGTACGACATCTTGTGTCGTCCCTTGACAGCGCTCGTGTCCCACCTATCGGGGTCGAAACGGGTCGGGTTGTCCCAGTGAGCCGGGTTCTTGTGCAGCGAAGGGAACGTGGGGATGACGACGGATCCCTTGGGGAGGAAGTACCCGCCCGGGAGGACGACGTCTCGCTTGGCGTTCCGCGCCGTCTGGAAGGACGGATTGTGCATGCGCTGCGTCTCCTTGACAAACTTGTCCAGGAACGGCATCCCGCTCAGCTCGTCGTACGACCACGCCTTGGTGGGCGAAGCGCCGtggtcgacgagctcctggaGCAAGCGCTGCTGGTTCCCCGGGTACTTGACCAGGGCGTAGACGAGCCAGGCGAGCagcgaggacgtcgtcacGAAACCGGCGCCGATCATGATGACGCAGTTGCTGAGCATGAGGTCCTCGGGCAGCTTTTCCCCGTGCTCGTCGGTCGCCCGGCGGAGGTAGTCGGCGACGCTGGCCGCGTGCATCGCCGCGTCCTTCATCGGCAGGTCGCCGGCTGCTGTCTTGGCCGACTCCTCGATGCCCTTGGCGACACCGTCCCATAGGAGTTGCCGCACGACCTTGAGCCTCTTGGGCGTGCCGAATGGGAGGTAGCCGTACCAGCTTCCCCGCAGCGACGTCTTCTTCATGAGGGAGAGGTACTCGCCCAAGAGTCGGATCGTCTCGTGGGGCTTGGTGTCGATCGAGTCGAAGTGGCCCAAGTCCATCCCAAGAATGACTTTCCAGATGATTTCCCCGGCCATTTTGAAGGTGTACTGGTACACGTTGAAAGCGAGCTCCCGTTCGTCAAGCTCGTCAAAGACGTCGAAGGACCTCTCGACGCACGCCAAAACAGTCGGCGTGTAATGGCGGACAGCCTTTGGGGTCAGGCTGGGCGGGATATACTTGTGCGCCAACTTGAACGCCGGTGCATCGCTGTCGCACGTGAAGAGCGCCTCGTTGTTCCTCATGTAGTACAGCGGGTGGCTGGGGTCCGACGTCGTCTTGGTGAAGAACTCGCCTTCGCGCAGGACCTCACGAGACACGTCTGGGTCGTTGGTGAGGTAGATGGTCGTGCCCATGTTGACCGTCTTGACGACTGGCCCGTATCGACCAAAGAGACGGTCATAATTGCCGAGCGGATCCGGGTATATCTCGTAGCGGTTTCCCACGTACGGCAACGGCTCCGGTCCAGGCGGCTCTCGTACAACTTCGCCGTTCACTCGGATCTGCACCGGGCCCTCATTCTTCTCAATGTCATCGAGCGACGTGAGAACGTCTCGTCGATCGTAAAAACAAATGGCTGCAGGACGGGTCAGCCGCCGCTGGTTACACAGTCTCCGGGACCGGATTCCAAGATCTCACAGTCAGAGTCGGACACGGAGAAGATTTTTGCAATGCCGGCTTTGAGCTCCTGCATGCTCTTGATGCTTGGAAGGCTCAGCGTGTGGCATCGTTCGAGTGACCCGTGACCAATGGTGAATTGCTGCTGAAACATGACTGAAGTGCGTCGCGGACTGGACGTCGGTTCTTCGGCGGAGGATCGGGGTGCTGCCGGAtggggctgctgctgctttgTTACCAACTGCTGCAAGGGTTCACTTCTTGAGTCCCAGTCAAGCACACGATgacttcgtcgtcgctcgTGAGGCTCTCCTACTTTGGGAAGCCGGCCAGTCCTACAAGAATCAGTTACCCGGGGATGTCCTTGCAAGAACGGCTCGGGAAAGACCAAAACGAGAATACCGGGCGCCAGTTGGGTGTTATCCGCACGGACGTTCTCTCGGGCGATGCCATCTTTGGCTCAACCGTCCTCGATAGCGAAGGTTGAACGGATTTGCAAATCCGGCACAGCTTGAACACTGGTAGGCCTGGCAAAGATTGAATAGCCGTAGGCATGAGTTGGATCAGGAAAAGCGAACACTGTCACAGGTCAGACAAGACGACATTGCACAGTCGGAGTGTTTCATCGGTCAGTTATGGAGCAGTTTAGTCAGAGCGAATTGGCGAAACATCACGATGTCGGGGACCTCTGGGTCTCGATCTGTGGGAAAGGTTAGTCGAGGACGTTGATTATAGGTTACAGTACTAAATACCACAATCAGTTTACAACATATCTGGCTACGTGGACGATCATCCCGGGGGCGTTGAGGTTTTGAAAGATGTCGCAGGTTCCGATGGTACCGAGAGTTTCGAGTATGTCGGCCACTCTGAGGATGCCTACAAGACATTGCAAAGGTTCCAGATTGGTGTCTTGGAAGACCACGTGGGTTTCTTCTTTGCCTCCCAAAGAATGCCGATCGCTAACCATACTTTTCCAAAAGCCCATCAACGAAGGGTCAGATGGTTTGGCCAAGGCATGGGATGCTCATCGGCCCAAGTTCAATAATGACTCTACAGTCAGCCGGCCGAGACAGAAGATctctgccgctgccgctttTACTGTGGCGGTAGCACTGATGAGCAGATGGTTCCTCAGCAATCAAGGCTCATCAGAGGGGGCTCATGTGGAAGTGGCCATCAAGCCTCACATGGCATATTCGGCAGTCATACCCCCGTTTTGGGCAGGGATGCTGGTTGCAGCTTCATTAAGTCTGGGAGTATATTTATGTCTTTACGCCACGTTCACACAGACGCTGGAGTACTATAAGGAGGTCTGGGAGTATCCCTCGTATTTCAGCTGCAAAGCCAACAGAACAAACATTTGAGAGAAGAGGGGCAAAATTAAAGTTGAAGCAATGTTCTCATCAAAAGATTCTGCCATGACTCGCCTGTACCGAAGGCTCTGATGGGAAGTTTTGGCCGCCGATAGTGTTAAGAGGCCAATCCGGCCCagcccatccatccatcccaaaCACCCGACTGCCATTATCTTCAGCACTACAAGGAGGTGGTAGCGGATGTTCCGTGCCCCCAAACCATGCATTTGTACTTTCTTGGATTGAGTCTGGCTGGCTACGACTCCCTTTGGGGAAGAATGATCCGCAGCGGCGTAGTCGGATCAGTCGTGTCAGTTAAGCAGACCGGCAAATTTCCCAATGGCGACCCTCTTCGGACGGTCTTCACAGGCCTTCGCAGTTTCGATCAGTTCTTGATTCCGGCCGTGATATTTTACAACAATATTCTCAGCAACAAGTCAACGTCCGATCGTATGTTACTTGTTAGTCTCTTTACCACTAtgcagacgacgacgcacTGCATGTTGGTCTTGGGGTGGAGGCGGGGCAGAAGATCGTGGTGGGCACACCTGTAAGGCCCCAACTTGTTACCCAATATCAGAGAAGTTGCTGATGAACGTCATCCTGTAGGGAGCACTTGTTTTGGGGTGTTTTCAACCAAGCATGGGGCGCTGCAGCTGTCTATCCCCTCTACTGCTTTACCCATGCCGAGCAGTTTCTAGAAGAAGAGACCGACTCACATGGGCACCACTGTGAAACCACGGGCCCGGCAACGGTCGATGAAGCCTTTGCTTTAATCCCAACTGCTGTTctgggcgccgtcgccccgGCCATGCTTCTCTATCCAACCTTTAACTCGGCCTGCGATGTCAATTTGCGGCAGGGGTTGATTGCCTTTTACCGTTTCACGCCTCTGGTACTTACAGCCTCACACCCCTTCTTCACCTGGGTTCAGCAGAAGATTTCCGCATACTTGGCATGGCATCCTCGGCCAGCAAGTTCGAGAGAGTATGTTACTGCATCCTTGATGATCTCAGGCATTGCCGCAGTGGCCGGACACGCATATGCTCTACTCAACgcaggccgagatggggTTTCTGAAGTTTTTTGGCCAACAGAGCATATTGACCCGACCTTGCCTACGGTCATCGCCGACGGAGCCCGTGATTTTTTGCAATGGGATATTTTCATCATCACGGCGGCTCTGGTCCCCTTTGCGGACCTCATTTTGAGAACATCTGGTCTGGTTCGGCGGTTGAAGAAGCGTAACAAGTGGTTTTTGGGTTTCTCGGAGTCATTTATAGGAAGATTTGTCGCTCTCACTATTGCCAGCAGCATTTTGTCACCAGGCGCAGTCTTGGCCTTTGCGCTTGCTGCCAGAGCAATCTCATGAAAGAATGAAACTAGCCTTGGACCTCCAGTGTACATAGACCGAGCTGATCAACCTCTGCTTCCACCAATCCGTCATGATCTATCTGTTTTCCCGACATATTGGGCCACCAACTTGCTTCTGCTCGCAACCCCCACGGACAGTTTGGACAACGGTGATGGACTCAGCAATTCAAACACCGACACATCACTTTCCAGCTCTCGAAAGATACGGTTGCGAAGCTCAACTGCTTTCAGAGAGTCAACtgcaaaaaagaaaaggaagtAAAAGCGTTAGCAAAATGCCTGACACAGGAGTCGGGGCGAATAATCGAGAGTCGCGGCAACACATACCTCCAAAGTCATAAAACGCCTTCTCGACATCTACATCCTCGATGTTGATGTCCATAATTTGAGCCGCGTATCCTCTCAGCACGCCTTCAACGATCTGCGTGGCATCTTGCAAGTTGCCGACTTGCGACATTCTCTCTTTAGCGGATTTGGCATCTATTGAGGCATCTGAACGCTCGGACGATAAGTGGTTGACGCGGTGACTG
Encoded proteins:
- a CDS encoding CorA-like Mg2+ transporter encodes the protein MARQTDDHANEGPWDPPRLSPIMASRQVDVSSPRGRDAETGHVRDFASLANLESPVMQPLSRRPTIESSRRTVSPPNSVKAFANARRRGQDADVHDARPGRRQLGDPNDEKEDTGPEKRTGGGPPRSVISRLDVPDVQRTYDRVAVVKFLGETSKRENPRDGLDIDFECLQTLIDSEDRDRFADPDFGNLPDSSIPTVVPMFTSDGDYIDMPSEPVSDSGDKETGAHGRPPPTRPRIVHQGEQSRFNFFSSALESTIHAAEFGDLVLPEENIRSLFDLPPEGESDGVWWLNMNSPSGSEVWTICKAFGIHPLTIEDIIHKESREKIELFPSYYFACFRSFTVVEEDGEIDYHPFNVYVVVFKEGIISFSFTSNMHASRVRFRISQLKEQVSLSSDWICYALIDDIVDSFGPAINQIEHEADAIEDQVFITRVEDNQAFLRKIGYTRKNVMSLMRLLGGKADVLRAFTKRCTEDYEVTPHMDIALYLGDIQDHAVTMMNSLVHFDTMLSRSHSNYLAQLSIDNIDMGNRTNEFLSRVTVIATVIVPLNVICGLFGMNVKVPWGDDQNLNAFFGILGGILAFALLSVILARRFKYL
- a CDS encoding Transferase family protein, whose product is MDNPESVGPVSVDAVARRRRYVFPVMATNTYTAAPVHPGIGSSLEGPRTVTTQLSVFDLIPPRVYIKFIVYLPLKLDVSFQQAFSHLQAGLRTTLQQFPFLNGRIYPRDEREPGWRPGHIVVSHDAAGQSDPEKPPRQLVFKDLSQVLPDYEDLRDNGFEFSAFDDELVLAAPFVPDLTGGADVFLAQANFVNGGCILATGFHHSACDATGMVTAMRAWSEHCRNLGQPHDDADLCSWLAPESFDRTLLERLWSKSPAKPASDIPRDTWGFLGFQPPGTEEDPAAVAAAAAAEDTAPSSAPVRTMESSIFYISPENFNNLKKEVLDSSHNDDDDNDKALSANDALLALFWRALMKARYNAAKAAGKATPPGEISYLESPVDGRPDFDPALPSSYAGNLVIVNKVPMPVAQLASPETSLRDVAQRIRAQAAKVNPGLVKDAFTLMREVPDYTKLRHAFTRLDGFDVMITSVLLLPLDDIGFGGDVFGNDGRPESLRPLMDAFNANFRLCMVLPMKGHGGIELLVSLFADEMEQLLEDDEFAKYAAFCCH
- a CDS encoding Cytochrome P450 82A2, with the translated sequence MFQQQFTIGHGSLERCHTLSLPSIKSMQELKAGIAKIFSVSDSDSICFYDRRDVLTSLDDIEKNEGPIRVNGEVVREPPGPEPLPYVGNRYEIYPDPLGNYDRLFGRYGPVVKTVNMGTTIYLTNDPDVSREVLREGEFFTKTTSDPSHPLYYMRNNEALFTCDSDAPAFKLAHKYIPPSLTPKAVRHYTPTVLACVERSFDVFDELDERELAFNVYQYTFKMAGEIIWKVILGMDLGHFDSIDTKPHETIRLLGEYLSLMKKTSLRGSWYGYLPFGTPKRLKVVRQLLWDGVAKGIEESAKTAAGDLPMKDAAMHAASVADYLRRATDEHGEKLPEDLMLSNCVIMIGAGFVTTSSLLAWLVYALVKYPGNQQRLLQELVDHGASPTKAWSYDELSGMPFLDKFVKETQRMHNPSFQTARNAKRDVVLPGGYFLPKGSVVIPTFPSLHKNPAHWDNPTRFDPDRWDTSAVKGRHKMSYTPFAAGTRGCVGYNLALLEVKSVMAKLVYRYHFENASTEAVVYDPEFIVVRPLNFYARAVTRTKWPERQTQIQD
- a CDS encoding Cytochrome b5, which produces MEQFSQSELAKHHDVGDLWVSICGKVYNISGYVDDHPGGVEVLKDVAGSDGTESFEYVGHSEDAYKTLQRFQIGVLEDHVGFFFASQRMPIANHTFPKAHQRRVRWFGQGMGCSSAQVQ
- a CDS encoding Zn 2cys6 transcription factor, translating into MHLYFLGLSLAGYDSLWGRMIRSGVVGSVVSVKQTGKFPNGDPLRTVFTGLRSFDQFLIPAVIFYNNILSNKSTSDRMLLVSLFTTMQTTTHCMLVLGWRRGRRSWWAHLEHLFWGVFNQAWGAAAVYPLYCFTHAEQFLEEETDSHGHHCETTGPATVDEAFALIPTAVLGAVAPAMLLYPTFNSACDVNLRQGLIAFYRFTPLVLTASHPFFTWVQQKISAYLAWHPRPASSREYVTASLMISGIAAVAGHAYALLNAGRDGVSEVFWPTEHIDPTLPTVIADGARDFLQWDIFIITAALVPFADLILRTSGLVRRLKKRNKWFLGFSESFIGRFVALTIASSILSPGAVLAFALAARAIS